The genomic segment CCCGGTGGAGTTCGGATCGCCGAATAGCCCCTGCAGCTGCTTCAGGAAGTCCGATCGCAACGACGCGTAGGCCCCTCCCGAAGTCTCGGTTCGAAGCTGCGCCAGGATGTAGTCGTCGAGCTGACGATCGACGCCGACGACCTTGACGCTGGTGCCGGTCTCCCCCGCATTCACCGCCGACTGGTTGACCGTCTTGCGGACATAGCCGGGCGTCTCGGCGTTGGCAACGTTGGATGACACCAGCGACATTGTCGCCTGGTTCACCCGAAGGCCGGCCATTGCGATGGCGAGTGCGTCTCCGAGACTCATGACTACCTACCCGGGGTTTGGAGGGCGGACCGCACCGCCTAGCGCATCACGTTGAGCAGATCCTGCACCATGGTGTTGGCCGTGGTGATCACCTTGGTGTTCGCCGAGTAGGCCTGCTGGGTGACGATCAGCTTGGTGAATTCGTCGGCGATGTCGGTGTTCGAAGATTCGAGCGACGAACCCGACACCGAGCCGCCCTTGCCGTACAAGGGCTGGCCGGATTCATTGGTGATTTCGAACGCGCCGCCGTCGGTGCGCTTGAGGAAGTTGGCACCGTTGAAGGTCGCGACCGACACTTCGGCGAGGTCGATATTGCGGCCGTTGGAATAGGCGCCGACCACGCGGCCGTCGTTGCTGACCGACACGCTGACCAGCTGGCCGGCCGAGTAGCCGTCCTGCTGCAGCTGGTTGACCTGAACGTTGCCGTTGGTGTCGGAGAACTGCGTCAGACCGCCGGTGCCGAACGCCATCGTCACGTCCCCCAGCGACACACCCGACACCGTCAGACCGGTCAGCGTGATCTGGCCGATCACCGGGCTCATCTGACCGTTCGAGGCGAAGGTGAAGTTGGTGTTGACGTTCTGCCATGCCGTCTGCGTGCCGGTCGCATTCGGATTGACCTGATAGAACAAGTTCCAGACGTCGGTGTGGCCGGTGCCGAGGGTGGCGGAGTCGACCTTGGCCCAGCGGAACTGCACGTTCACCGGCGCGCCGTTGCCGTCATAGGCGGTGGTGGAGCCGCCCGAGACCGACTCGTCGAGGAACGTCTGGTTGTCGACGCCAGTCACCTTGCCGGTACCGACCGAACCACCACCGTTGCGGACCACATTGACGGGGCTGGTGAGACCGAGCGAGGCGAACGCCGCAGCGCCGGACGTCATGGCCAGATCACTGGCGACGCCGGTGTGCAGCACCACCGCGCCCGAAGTCACCGTCGACGCCGCACCGCCGGCCGAGATCGCGTCGATCTTGCTCAACAGGTTGGCGATGGTGGAGTCGATCGGGATGTGGGTCGCGTCGTCGGTGCCGCCCGAAGCCGTGAAGGTAATGGCCGTGCCGTTCACCGTGATCGTGTTGCCGACCGCGAAGTCGACGCCGATCGAGTCACTGCCGGCGACGCCACTCAGCTTGGTCGCGCCGGTGATCGGGACGCCCTGCTTGTTGTTGATCTGGAGGCCGGTCTTGCTGTTGTCGCTGAACGGCGGCGGGGTCGTGCCGAGGACCTGCGGGTTGGTGGCGAAGTCGGCGGCGCGCAGCAGTTCCGAGCCGGGGATCGACTTGTCGTGCTTGGTGGTCAGCGGATACGAGGCGAGGTTCGCGCGGTAGCTGATTTTGGTGGTGGCCTGCGACGGCAGGAAGTCGTTCTGGAACTTCAGGACGCCGGGGCTGCCGCCGACCGGGTTGCCGGTGGTCGGGTCGATCTTCACGCCTTCCAGATAGTAGCCGGCGCCGTTCACCAGATAGCCGTTCTTGTCGAGCGAGAAGTCGCCCCGGCGGGTGAAGTTGTCGACGCCCGGGAAGATCGGGTTGTTGTCGCTGAACGAGCTCGGCTTCTGCACTACGAAGAAGCCTTCGCCGTTGATCGCCATGTAGGTCGAAACCGAAGCGGACTGCACCGAGCCCTGCGTGGTGTTGGTCAGGCGCGATCCCGCGGTCACCGACCCAGCGAGCTGCTGATTGTTGCCCGCCTGCGGGATCAGGTCGAGGAACGAGGTGTCGATGCGCTTGAACGCCGTGGTCTGCGAGTTGGCGATGTTTCCGGAGATGTTCTCCAGCGCATAGGAGTTGGAGCGCAGGCCCGCGACCGACGTGGTGAGAGCGCCGAAAATACCCATTACTGACTTCTCCCGATGCGGCCGCCCCGTGGCGGCTGTTGACAGCAGATCCACGAGGCTTCCCGCAAGCCTCGTGCCAAGGAGCAAAATCCATATTTTTCAATCGCTTGGTGATTAGCAGAGGGCACTGAGGCCGGGGCGGTTTTGCCGGGTCGGGCAACTATTGCCGGGACCATTTGACTATCTTGCCCCTACCCCAATGCCGGGGAACCAAACTTCCGCCTGCGCGTTGCGACCCGGGACAGCGAGGGGGTTGATCGGGGGATCACTTGGCTGAAGATACGCCCGGCGGGCACCTGGGCCGCATAGACGCGGTCCCAGACAGTCTTTTTCTGGGCCGCGGCGAACTGGCGTCGCTGATGCGCGCATTCGATTGGGCATCGACCCCGATCGGACAGCCGGAGAGCTGGCCGCAGGCGCTCAAGACCGCGGTTCGCATCATGCTGACCTCGCAACAGCCGATCTGGATCGGCTGGGGCACGGAGCTGACCTATCTCTATAACGATCCCTACAAGTCGATCATCGGCGGCAAGCACCCATGGGCACTCGGCCGGCCGACTTCGGAAGTCTGGTCCGAAATCTGGGAAGATATCGCCCCGCTGCTCGCCAAGGCGACCAGCGGCCATGAGGGCACCTATGTCGAGGCCCAGCTCCTGATCATGGAGCGAAACGGCTTTCCCGAGGAAACCTACTACACCTTCTCCTACAGCCCGATTCCGACCGATGACGGCTCGCCGGGCGGCATCTTCTGCGCCAACACGGACGATACCCAGCGGGTCATCACCGAGCGGCAACTGTCGCTGCTGCGCGATCTTGCCGCCAGCGCTGCAGAATCCCGCAGCGTCGGGCAAGCCTGCGAACGGAGCGCCGCCGCGCTCGCCACCGATCCTCAGGACCTGCCATTCGCGCTCATCTATCTGACCGACCTCGGCGGCGGTCACGCCGAACTTGCCGCCTCGTCCGGGATCGATGCCAGCCATCCCACGGTCAAGCCGACGCTGGCGCTGGCGGGCGGTGACGAGCCCTGGCCCGTCGCCGAAGCCTTCCGTCTCAACGCGCCGATCGTGGTGCCGGATCTCTATGACCGCTTCGGCGTCGCGTTTCCGGCCGGTGGGTGGCGCCAGCCGCCGACTCGGGCGGTGGTGGTGCCGATCCCGGCAAGCGGCGACACCGGCCGCTCCGGCTTCCTGATTGCTGGGCTCAACCCGTTCCGGCTGTACGATAGCGCCTACCAGGACTTCCTCGCCTTGGTCTCCGGCCAGATCTCGTCGGCGATCACCAACGCCGACGCCTATCAGGAGGAGCGCCGCCGCGCCGAGGCGCTGGCCGAAATCGACCGCGCCAAGACCGCGTTCTTCTCCAACGTCAGCCACGAATTCCGGACGCCGCTGACGCTGATGCTGAGCCCGCTGGAAGAAGCGCTAGGGCGCGATGGCATCCCGGAAGAGCAGCGGTCGCTGCTCGGCATCGCTCACCGCAACGGTCTGCGGCTCTTGAAGCTGGTCAACACCCTGCTCGATTTCGCGCGGATCGAGGCCGGCCGCGTCACCGCACATTTCACCCCGGTCGACCTGTCGTCTTTCACTGCCGAACTCGCCTCGAATTTCCGCTCGGCGCTCGACCGTGCTGGCCTGCGCTTCGTGATCGAAGCGCCACCGCTGCCGCAGCCGGTCTATGTCGATCGCGACATGTGGGAGAAGATCGTCCTTAACCTTCTCTCCAACGCATTCAAGTTCACCTTCGAAGGAGAAATCGTAGTCCGCGTTGGTCCCGATCCGGACGGCCGTCATGCCGTGATCGAAGTCAGCGACACCGGCACCGGCATCCCGGAGGCCGAGATCCCGCATCTGTTCGAGCGGTTTCGCCGGGTCGAGGGCGCGCGCGGCCGCTCGATCGAAGGCAGCGGGATCGGACTGGCGTTGGTGCAGGAGCTGATCAAGCTGCACAGCGGCTCGATCGACGTCGAGAGCGAGATCGGTCGTGGCTCGACCTTCCGCGTGACCCTGCCGTTCGGCTCCGCGCACCTTCCGGCCGACCGGCCGCGGCACGCCGCGCTGCAGGTCTCGACCAATGTCCGCGCCCAGGCCTATCTCGACGAGGCGATCGGCTGGCTCGATGAGGGCGGCGATGCCGATCTGCCGCCAGCTTCCGGTGCGCAGGATCTCGGCATCGTCACCGCGCCTGCCGCGGGCAGACCGCACATTCTGCTTGCCGACGATAACCACGACATGCGCGACTACGTCGCCCGGCTGCTCGGCGATGCCTATGAGGTCGAAGCTGTCAGCGACGGCGTCGCGGCGCTCGAAGCGGTGAAGAAGCGTCGGCCGGATCTGGTGCTCAGCGACGTGATGATGCCGCGGCTCGACGGCCTCGGTCTTTTAAAAGCACTGCGCAGCGATCCGGCGGTGGCTGACCTGCCGGTGATCTTCCTGTCAGCGCGTGCCGGGGAAGAAGCCAAGCTGGAGGGTCTGGAGGCGGGCGCCGACGACTATCTCAGCAAGCCGTTCAGCGCCCGCGAGCTGCTCACGCGCGTTCGCGCCAATCTCGATACCGCGGCGATCCGGCGCACGGCGCTGCGGACCGAATACGCGCTGCGCCAGGAAGCTCAGGCCGCCCGTAAGCATGCCGAAGGCATCCTGGCCTCGATCAGCGACGGCTTCATCGCACTCGATGAGCAGTATCGGTTCACTTACGTCAACGCCGCCGCCGAACGGCTGATCGCCAGCACCGCGGAGGAGCTGATCGGCAAGGTGTATTGGGACGTCTACCCGATGATGCTCGGCACCAAGATCGAGCAAGCCTATCGCCGGGCGATGACCGAGCGCGTCGCCTGCGAGTTCGAAAGTTATCATCCGCCGAGCAAGCGCTGGTTCGAACTGCGGGTGGCGCCGACCAACGGCAAGAGCATCTCGGTGTATTTCCGCGACATCACCGAGCAGAAGAAAGCCGAGGCGGCGCTACGCGACATCAACGAGCAGCTCGAAGAGCAGGTAGCGGAGCGCACCGCCGAACTGCAGCAAAAGGAAGCCCGTCTGCGCACCATCTTCGCGGCGAGCTACACTTATCAGGCGCTGCTCGACGTCGACGGCGTCGTGCTCGACGCCAACCGCACCTCGCTCGCCGGAATCGGCGGCCAGCTTGAGGACGTAATCGGCAAGCCGGTGTGGGCGACACCGTGGTTCGGCAGCACGCCAGGACTGCCTGAGATGATCCGCAGCGACATCGCCGCGGTCGCGGCCGGCGAGACGGTGCGGCGCGAACTTCACGTCAACCTGCCGGCTGGCGGCTGGCGCTGGTTCGATCTGCAGATGCGCCCGGTGCAAGACCCGCAGGGCCAGGTGATCGCGATCGTGCCCGAGGCGGTCGACATCACCGAACGCCGCAAGGCCGAAGAAGCATTCCGGCAGGCGCAGAAGATGGAAGCGATCGGCCAGCTCACCGGCGGCGTCGCGCACGACTTCAACAACATGCTGACGGTGATCCGGTCGTCGGCCGATCTGCTGCGCCGGCGCGAGCTGCCGCCGGAGCGGGTCCGCCGCTATGTCGATGCGATCTCCGACACCGCCGACCGCGCCGCCAAGCTGACCGGTCAGCTTCTCACCTTCGCACGCCGCCACGCGCAGAACCGCGAAGTGTTCGACGCGGCCGAGCACATCGAGGACGTCTCCGACATGCTGAAGACCGCGCTCGGCTCCCGCGCGGTGTTCAATCTCGACATCGCCGAGCGGCCGTTGCCAGTCGAAGCCGACACCAATCAGTTCGACGCCGCGCTGGTCAATCTGGTGGCCAACGCCCGCGACGCGATGGACGGCCACGGCACCCTCACCGTCTCGGTGACCCGCTCGGCGCCGATGCCCCAGGAAGCCGCCGCAGGCAGCAGTGGTTTCGTCGAGGTGTCGATCGCCGATACCGGCTGCGGCATTCCACGCGAGCAGATCGAACGGATCTTCGAGCCGTTCTTCACCACCAAGGACATCGGCCGCGGCACAGGCCTTGGATTGTCGCAGGTTTACGGCTTCGTGCAGCAGTCCGGCGGCACCATCAATGTCGACAGCGCGATCGGCTGCGGCACGACGATCACGCTCCGGCTGCCGCTCAGCGACAAACCGATCCAGCGCCGCAACGGCAATGGCAGCAATGCCGTCGACGGTCGGCAGCGCGGCTGCATCCTGGTGGTCGAGGATAACGCCGAAGTCGGCGAGTTCTCCACCCAGCTGCTCCATGACCTCGGCTACCAGACCGTGCTCGCCTCTTCCGGCGAACAGGCGCTGGCTCTGCTCGGCGATAACGCCAAGCGTTTCGACCTGGTGCTGAGCGACGTGGCGATGCCGGGCATGGACGGCGTGACGCTGGGCCGGGAGATCAAGAAGCGTTTGCCGGAGCTGCCCGTGGTGCTGAACTCCGGCTACGCCCACATGCTGGCCGACGAGGACCACGGCTTCGAGCTGCTGCACAAGCCGTATTCGGTCGAGGATCTATCGAAAGTCTTGCGCAAGGCGATGGCCGAGCGGACCTGATCGCCGTTCCATTTCGCGGAACCGGCGAATGCACGGCAGATGCAACGTTCGCGTCAATGTGATCGGCCGCCTGCCGAACCTACGCTATCGCATTGAGGCAGATCATTTCTCCGGACATACAAGCGTGGCATCGAGGCCCTCATTCCGGCCCGAGCATGTTTGTCCGCGAGCGTTGCGAAGAGCGTACCCATGACCGAGATCGAGATCGCCCAGCAGGTGTTGTCCTGCCTGCACCAGACCGAAACGGCGGAGCCGCATTCTGCCGTGTCGTCGCTCAAGGGACTGATCAGCTACATCCACGGTGCCGGCACCGTGCATTCCTGCGAGGTCGACGAAGCCCGCTCATCGACCTTCATGGCGATCTGCGAATACGCCAAGGCCCTGCATCGCGGCCTGCCCGCCGACAATCTGCGCCCCGCCGCAATCGACGCCGCCGAAAAATGGCGGGCACTGGCGAGCTGAGCCGCCGCCACAGTCTTCCGAGCTAATTCCCGACCGCTACTTGCTGCACGCCTTCGGCGCGACGAAGCGATAGAAATACTCCTTGGTCTTGCCGTTGTGGGTCCGCAGCACCGGCACGTCGATGCGCTTCTCATCCGACATCGCCCGGCCCGGATAGGCAGCGGCAAAATGCGCCGGCACCTGCGGCAGCGTGTACACCAGCACCGCACCCCGATCCTCCAGCTTGCGCGGATCGAACCAGCGCGTCGCCGGAATGAAGTGGATGGTGATCGAGTCGGCTTCCGGCCCGGCCGCGATGCCGATGCCGTACACCGTCTGGCGATCACCGAGAAAATACCCCGGTCCACAGCTGTACTGGCTGCGCCAGTCGTCGAGGATCAGGCGTGCCGCATCGGCGGTCGGCTCCTGCAGCCCACTGTGCGAGGCGGGGCCGAGATAAGCGATCATCACCGCCGCGCTCATCACCGTATAGAGCCCCGACAGTGTCCAACCGGTCTGCCGCTCGCAAGTGTCGCGCCGTGCCTCGTTCCAGCTCAGGAGCGGCGCCAGCGCCGGCACCGCCAACAGCGAGAACGGTGCGCCATAACGGGCGATGTATTCGAGGCCGAGCCCGACGATCATGCCGAGCAGGATCAGCACCATCGCCAGATCGATGATGACGATGAACTTCAGCTCATCGCTGGCTTCGACGAACCTCGGCACCCGCACATTGATCATCCGGCGCGCGCTCGACACCGCGACGATCACCGCGCCGGGCAGCAGCATCGGCAGATAGCCGGCAACCAGGAGGCCGACGCGGCGGGCGGTGTCACCGATCGAGCCGAACCCGGTGAAATGCCGCTCGCCGTAAGCGATGGTGCTGCCGAACTTCACCGCAGTGACCACATGCGGCAGCAGGAGTAGCGTGGCGATCAACACTGCCACATACAGGCCGGGCCGCGTCAGGCAGCGACGGAACGACGGCAGCGCGACGACGCCGATCGCCATCGCCAGAAACAGCACCG from the Rhodopseudomonas palustris genome contains:
- a CDS encoding ATP-binding protein, whose translation is MRAFDWASTPIGQPESWPQALKTAVRIMLTSQQPIWIGWGTELTYLYNDPYKSIIGGKHPWALGRPTSEVWSEIWEDIAPLLAKATSGHEGTYVEAQLLIMERNGFPEETYYTFSYSPIPTDDGSPGGIFCANTDDTQRVITERQLSLLRDLAASAAESRSVGQACERSAAALATDPQDLPFALIYLTDLGGGHAELAASSGIDASHPTVKPTLALAGGDEPWPVAEAFRLNAPIVVPDLYDRFGVAFPAGGWRQPPTRAVVVPIPASGDTGRSGFLIAGLNPFRLYDSAYQDFLALVSGQISSAITNADAYQEERRRAEALAEIDRAKTAFFSNVSHEFRTPLTLMLSPLEEALGRDGIPEEQRSLLGIAHRNGLRLLKLVNTLLDFARIEAGRVTAHFTPVDLSSFTAELASNFRSALDRAGLRFVIEAPPLPQPVYVDRDMWEKIVLNLLSNAFKFTFEGEIVVRVGPDPDGRHAVIEVSDTGTGIPEAEIPHLFERFRRVEGARGRSIEGSGIGLALVQELIKLHSGSIDVESEIGRGSTFRVTLPFGSAHLPADRPRHAALQVSTNVRAQAYLDEAIGWLDEGGDADLPPASGAQDLGIVTAPAAGRPHILLADDNHDMRDYVARLLGDAYEVEAVSDGVAALEAVKKRRPDLVLSDVMMPRLDGLGLLKALRSDPAVADLPVIFLSARAGEEAKLEGLEAGADDYLSKPFSARELLTRVRANLDTAAIRRTALRTEYALRQEAQAARKHAEGILASISDGFIALDEQYRFTYVNAAAERLIASTAEELIGKVYWDVYPMMLGTKIEQAYRRAMTERVACEFESYHPPSKRWFELRVAPTNGKSISVYFRDITEQKKAEAALRDINEQLEEQVAERTAELQQKEARLRTIFAASYTYQALLDVDGVVLDANRTSLAGIGGQLEDVIGKPVWATPWFGSTPGLPEMIRSDIAAVAAGETVRRELHVNLPAGGWRWFDLQMRPVQDPQGQVIAIVPEAVDITERRKAEEAFRQAQKMEAIGQLTGGVAHDFNNMLTVIRSSADLLRRRELPPERVRRYVDAISDTADRAAKLTGQLLTFARRHAQNREVFDAAEHIEDVSDMLKTALGSRAVFNLDIAERPLPVEADTNQFDAALVNLVANARDAMDGHGTLTVSVTRSAPMPQEAAAGSSGFVEVSIADTGCGIPREQIERIFEPFFTTKDIGRGTGLGLSQVYGFVQQSGGTINVDSAIGCGTTITLRLPLSDKPIQRRNGNGSNAVDGRQRGCILVVEDNAEVGEFSTQLLHDLGYQTVLASSGEQALALLGDNAKRFDLVLSDVAMPGMDGVTLGREIKKRLPELPVVLNSGYAHMLADEDHGFELLHKPYSVEDLSKVLRKAMAERT
- a CDS encoding flagellar hook-basal body complex protein, which codes for MGIFGALTTSVAGLRSNSYALENISGNIANSQTTAFKRIDTSFLDLIPQAGNNQQLAGSVTAGSRLTNTTQGSVQSASVSTYMAINGEGFFVVQKPSSFSDNNPIFPGVDNFTRRGDFSLDKNGYLVNGAGYYLEGVKIDPTTGNPVGGSPGVLKFQNDFLPSQATTKISYRANLASYPLTTKHDKSIPGSELLRAADFATNPQVLGTTPPPFSDNSKTGLQINNKQGVPITGATKLSGVAGSDSIGVDFAVGNTITVNGTAITFTASGGTDDATHIPIDSTIANLLSKIDAISAGGAASTVTSGAVVLHTGVASDLAMTSGAAAFASLGLTSPVNVVRNGGGSVGTGKVTGVDNQTFLDESVSGGSTTAYDGNGAPVNVQFRWAKVDSATLGTGHTDVWNLFYQVNPNATGTQTAWQNVNTNFTFASNGQMSPVIGQITLTGLTVSGVSLGDVTMAFGTGGLTQFSDTNGNVQVNQLQQDGYSAGQLVSVSVSNDGRVVGAYSNGRNIDLAEVSVATFNGANFLKRTDGGAFEITNESGQPLYGKGGSVSGSSLESSNTDIADEFTKLIVTQQAYSANTKVITTANTMVQDLLNVMR
- a CDS encoding glycosyltransferase family 39 protein; the encoded protein is MQPVVSQPGGSRSLLAILAAAIVLPVVLAAIVFPTPLYDTRELVAWGRHFPLITPVHPPMMVWAGGVVDRLFGPSGTAIVAANQVLMAIGFAYLYAILRLLVERTMAIYLVVLAGTSFYAVFAPLSWALNADILQLTSWPAVVYHFLRARQDNRWLDWILLGVWAAVAALTKYNAAVLFLAMAIGVVALPSFRRCLTRPGLYVAVLIATLLLLPHVVTAVKFGSTIAYGERHFTGFGSIGDTARRVGLLVAGYLPMLLPGAVIVAVSSARRMINVRVPRFVEASDELKFIVIIDLAMVLILLGMIVGLGLEYIARYGAPFSLLAVPALAPLLSWNEARRDTCERQTGWTLSGLYTVMSAAVMIAYLGPASHSGLQEPTADAARLILDDWRSQYSCGPGYFLGDRQTVYGIGIAAGPEADSITIHFIPATRWFDPRKLEDRGAVLVYTLPQVPAHFAAAYPGRAMSDEKRIDVPVLRTHNGKTKEYFYRFVAPKACSK